The following coding sequences lie in one Melopsittacus undulatus isolate bMelUnd1 chromosome 9, bMelUnd1.mat.Z, whole genome shotgun sequence genomic window:
- the AMIGO3 gene encoding amphoterin-induced protein 3 — protein MSPRAPTDQLWPRVVKLLLLLQLCAHGRAPHASPLPRSCPRTCICTSDLLSCSRQMLQHVPHALPPTATTLDLSHNALTQLHDRWLAAVPHLEALHISHNQIKDLSLQAFHNASYLRHLDMSSNHLHAVETHYFDMLVSLEELLLYNNHITRVDENAFAKLSGLRKVYLSWNNLTTFPFHSVQGLGNYSLRTLDLSSNSLSSIPVEQLAALPENIRNGLYLHNNPIRCSCPLYLMLQRWKQRGFSSVKDFFEEHTCKVSDNVPRSLIKFLKYNHMFENCSTGPEDVHPLPFPVMVGQTLLLTCNTSLPAAASTYMWISPHHEPIRHPGNSNHSLEVYHNGSLKIAVAKPWHSGVYVGLAINSPHNFSRLCEVNVTVHYPKPDGETFSTGLTTLLGCIVSLVLVLIYLYLTPCHCLNCCKKPAPLSPPQECSAQSSILSTTPPATDGPNRKVSANKHVVFLEPIRETQNGKIRLALGEDFPDPKHPKVLQLKSDSESISSVFSDTPIVS, from the coding sequence ATGTCCCCACGAGCACCCACAGACCAGCTCTGGCCACGGGTGGTgaagcttctgctgctgctccagctgtgtGCCCATGGCCGTGCTCCCCACGCCTCCCCACTGCCCCGCAGCTGCCCCCGTACCTGCATCTGCACCTCTgacctgctgagctgcagccgGCAGATGCTGCAGCATGTGCCCCATGCACTGCCACCCACCGCCACCACCCTGGACCTCAGCCACAATGCCCTCACCCAGCTCCACGACCGCTGGCTGGCCGCCGTCCCACACCTTGAGGCCCTCCACATCAGTCACAACCAGATTAAGGACCTGTCTCTGCAGGCTTTCCACAATGCCTCCTACCTGCGGCACCTTGACATGTCCTCCAACCACCTGCATGCTGTGGAGACACACTACTTTGACATGCTGGTGAGcttggaggagctgctgctctacAACAACCACATCACTCGAGTGGATGAAAACGCCTTCGCTAAGCTGAGCGGCCTGCGGAAAGTCTACCTGAGCTGGAACAACCTCACCACCTTCCCCTTCCACTCGGTGCAGGGGCTGGGAAACTACAGCCTCCGCACACTGGACCTGTCCTCCAACAGCctgagcagcatccctgtggagcagctggcagctctgcctgaAAACATCAGGAATGGTTTGTACCTGCACAACAACCCCATCAGGTGCAGCTGCCCGCTCTACCTGATGCTGCAGCGCTGGAAGCAGCGAGGTTTCAGCTCTGTGAAGGACTTTTTCGAGGAACACACCTGCAAGGTGTCTGACAACGTGCCCCGGTCCCTGATCAAGTTCCTCAAATACAACCACATGTTTGAGAACTGCTCGACAGGCCCTGAAGACGTGCACCCCTTGCCCTTCCCTGTGATGGTGGGCCAGACCCTTCTGCTCACCTGCAACACCAGCCTGCCGGCTGCAGCCTCCACCTACATGTGGATCTCCCCACACCACGAGCCCATCAGACACCCAGGGAACAGCAACCACTCCTTGGAAGTCTACCACAACGGCAGCCTCAAGATTGCAGTGGCCAAGCCCTGGCACTCAGGGGTGTACGTAGGCTTGGCCATTAACAGCCCCCACAACTTCAGCAGGCTGTGTGAGGTCAATGTGACGGTCCACTACCCCAAGCCGGATGGGGAGACCTTTAGCACTGGCCTCACGACCTTGCTGGGGTGCATCGTGAGCCTGGTGCTGGTGCTCATCTACTTGTACCTCACCCcctgccactgcctgaactGCTGCAAGAAGCCAGCTCCTCTCAGCCCTCCGCAGGAGTGCAGTGCCCAGTCCTCCATCCTCAGCACCACTCCCCCCGCCACCGACGGGCCCAACCGCAAGGTCAGTGCCAACAAGCATGTGGTATTCCTGGAGCCCATCAGGGAGACACAGAATGGCAAGATCCGCCTGGCCCTCGGTGAGGACTTCCCTGACCCCAAGCACCCCAAGGTCCTGCAGCTCAAGTCAGACTCAGAGTCCATCAGCTCCGTCTTTTCAGACACCCCCATTGTGTCATAG